Genomic segment of Bacteroides stercoris ATCC 43183:
GTTGGATGATACTTCCACGCTGATAGTAATAACGTTTGATAATTTCCACTGCAATCATCTCCTTTATATCCTTTGAGAAGTGGTCGAGGTCACGCTCCAGGTTATGAGATAGCTTTTTCTCCAAAGCCTTGAATTCGTCGGACGCATCCGTCAGGTATCCTTCAAACTCCGCCATTTCTTTCAAGTTCTTCAAAATCTTCTCAGTCTGCTGGTCGTACTTGAAATCTGCTTTCTGTACCATCGCCTTAAAGTCGGCATAGTCGGCATCCGTTATCTTAAAATCTTTAGGAGCCGGAATCGTGGGGTGCTTCAAACAATACTCCGTAGCGTAATTAAATATCAAGTTGTCATTCACCAAGTAGAACAGGATATTAGGCAACTTATCCTGCTTGACGGTAATATCGGGAGTAACTCCGCCACCGTCACGTACCTCACGTCCGGCAGCAGTATGGAATACGGTAGTCAAGCTATCCGGAATACGTCCTACGCTGCCGTCCTCATTGCGGTGTTTGTAGTCGATAGCCTGCACGCAACGGCCGCTCGGAATATAGTATTTGGAAGTTGTCAGTTTCATTGTGCCTCCATAAGGCAGCGGACGGGTGGTCTGCACAAGCCCTTTTCCAAATGTACGGTTACCCACCACTACTGCACGGTCATAATCCTGCAATGCACCTGCCAGGATTTCCGATGCAGAAGCTGTTGCACTATTCACCAGCACAGCCAGCGGAATTTCCAAATCCAGCGGCTCACGCAACGTCTTGTACGTATTGCTTGCCTGTTTGGTCTTTCCTTTCGTTGTCACCAGTGTTTTGCCGCGCGGCAGGAAGAAGTTGGCTATTTCCACGGCTTCGTCCAGCAAACCGCCGCCGTTATTACGCAGGTCGATAACCAAAGAAGTTATTCCCTGCTTTTTCAAATCAAGAAATGCCTGCTTGAACTCTTTGGAAGGATTACCGGAGAAAGTGCTCAGGTTGATATAACCGATGTTGTTATCCAACATTGCATAATAAGGAATAAAAGGCAACTGGATAGAACGACGAACGATATCGAATTCCAACGGCTGTTCCGTTCCGGGACGTTGCACCTTCAGTTTGAAGCTCGTGCCTACCTGCCCGCGAAGCATCTCGCTAACTTCCTGATTATTTTTTCCTGCAAGGTCCTTGCCGTCGATTTCCATAAGAATATCGCCTGCCTTCAGGCCTACGGTAGCCGCCGGCATATGTTCGTAAGGTTCGGCTATCATGGAACGCTTCAGTTTGGTATTCCAGGTTATGATAGAGCCGATACCGCCATACGTATTCTTCAACATCTGTTCCAGTTCGCTTTGGTCGTCTTCCGGAAAATATTGCGTATAGGGGTCAAGTGAATACAGCATGGATTCGATGCCGGTACGGATAGTCTTGTTCGGGTCTATCGTATCCACATAAAACATATCCAATTCCTTTACTATAGAATTGAATATATCCAAATTCTTTGCTACCTGAAAACTACGGTTGTCTCCACTCTTAAACCCAAAAAAGAAACTTGTACCTACTGCTACCAATAGGACAGCTATCCAACGTATCTTTAAATATTTCATATATTCTAATTTATCATTATTATATCTTCCTTTATCTTCTCCCACTTTGAATCCGGCAGTTCCGTTCCAATCACCTGTATTACCTCACCCGACAGGATAGCACCTATTTTTCCGCACTTTTCCAAAGAATATCCGCAAGTCAGCCCATATAGAAAACCTGCCGCAAAAAAATCTCCGGCACCGGTAGTATCAACCACTTTCGCCACCGGCACAGCCTCAACACGTACTTCTTCCGTTCCCTTACGAATCAGCGAGCCGCGCGCTCCCACCTTTACAATGGCAATGCTACACATTTTAGCGATAATATCCAACGCTTCCTCAGGTTCTTTACCGGTAAACGCCTTCGCCTCTTCCTCATTGGCAAAAACAATATCCACATATTTATTTACCAGCAAAGAGAAGAACTCATGGTCGCCTGCCACGATGTTATAACTTGCCATATCCAGACAAACCTGCAAACCGGCTTCTTTGGCCAACTCAATAGCCCGGAGAATCATATCGTGTTCCTGTACCAGATAACCCTCTATAAACAGATAAGTATATCCCTTGAACATCTCCAGCGACAGTTCTTCCGCTTTCAACGTAGACGCTGCTCCCAAATATGTGCCGAACGTGCGCTCTCCGTCCGGAGATATAAAAGTAGACGCCACTCCCGAAGGCAATGTATCTGAAACTAATAAATCAGCTTCCGTTCCATGCTTCAGCAAACTTTCCCGAAAAAAGTTACCATAAGAATCATTATTTATCTTTCCGATGAACCCGGTTCCCGCTCCAAGCTGCGCCATGCCACGGATTGCATTTCCGGCAGAGCCACCGGTAGCCAAATGAGTTTTCATACGGCTAAATTCTTCATTGATTTTCAGTAACTTATCTTCATCTATAAGCGTCATACTGCCCTTGGGCAAGTCCATTTTAGTTAAGATTTCATCACTGTCAAGGGTTGCTAACACATCGACCAATGCGTTTCCCAATCCAATTATTTTATCCATTTCTGATATTTTTTTTGCAAAGATATTGCATATTTCAAAATATCCTATTACTTTTGCAGCGCATTTGAGAAAAAACAACATTCTTCCTTAGCTCAGTCGGTTAGAGCATCTGACTGTTAATCAGAGGGTCCTTGGTTCAAGTCCAAGAGGAAGAGCGAAAGAAAAACTTAAATGCAACATTCTTCCTTAGCTCAGTCGGTTAGAGCATCTGACTGTTAATCAGAGGGTCCTTGGTTCAAGTCCAAGAGGAAGAGCAAAAAGGTTCGTCATTACGGCGGACCTTTTTTTGTTGGATATCCCATTTCCTCCAGAGGAGGGGTCAACGTAAAAACCTGAGGGATTCATAGCTTATGCATAAATTTTCGCCAGTCTGAACAGGAAGAAAGCTCTGTCCTTTACTCCTCTGAATTGTGTGCGGAACTCCTTTATTTTTGCATTGAACGATTCGGAAGCAGCGTTTGTTGAACGTCTGTCAAAGAAGTTGATTATTTCCCGGTAATGCATCTGTACGGAACGTGCCACTCTTCCGAAAGCAAGAAACCCTGATTTTTCCACCTCGTCATACCAGCGGGCAAGATGCGTCAATGCCGCATCCTTGTACCTGCATTGGTGGTATATCAGTCCGAGCCTCATGGAGAGGTAGTATGCTTTCTTAATATCGGGATACTCCCGGAACAGGATGCCGGCGCGTACGCGCTGTGATTCCGTCCACAAGGATTCCTTCTTATATAACAGGTAAATGCTTCTCGAAAGAAGCTGTTTGCGTGAATCACCGTTTTCAAAGACCGGCGCATGATATATCTTCCCGCAGGCTTTGGCATGGGCGATCTGAACAGATTCTTCGTCCAAAGCCTCCCAACGTGCTTTAACGCGCATATCCTGAACCGCCTCATAAGCGAGTTTCTGCACATGGAAACGGTCTGTGACGCGGCGTGCGGCGGGAAAACAGAGGCGGGCGATCTGCTCCATGTTCGGAGCCATATCCATGGTTATCTCCCTGACCTGAAAGCGTCTGCGGCGGGAAAGACGGAGCAGTACGGAGGTCACGGTCTTTACATCTGTTCCTTTCACAACGGCGATAAGACTGCCCGAACGGCCTTTTCTCTCCTTGTTTATCAACACGGTATATAATTCTCCGCGGGAAAGGCAGACTTCATCCAGTCCCACATAAACACCGATGTTCTTCTCGAAAAGAAGCCATTCTTCGGCATGAGGAAGCTGCTCCCAACAGAGATAACCGCTCAGGTGATTCCGGTATTGCCGCTCGAGCAGTTCCCCGTCGACCCCGAACAGCGTTCCCAACAGCCTGCAGCCCACCGGCAGCTTATCAATATAATTCTTTTAAAAAAGACGCAAATTCATGCGTCATACGGCTACCACCGGCAACCAGTTTCCAGTCACGGCTCACGTAACGGTTCTCATCCTTGACAACCCACCTGCGCCGGCGCACGTTCAGAAAAAGCTTCTTGCCGCGTATGGGGAAATCCTGAACCACAACAGGTTCGTAAAAACCCTTGCTCTCAACTTTCATTCCTGCGTATTCTTTAGGAACTTCATTCTTTTCTTCTAAATAAATCACTATTTCCGATGCGCTTTCCTTTACGTCCGAGATGATGAAATAATCCAATGTCCCTTCAGGAAGAAGGAGACGGTAGCCGTTGTTGTCCATAAGATTTCTGAGTTAGTTTTATGCAAAGATAGGATTTTTACAAATATTACCCCTCAGGTTTTTACATTGACCCGTTTTATTCATATAGTTTCTACTTTAAAAGTGAGCCATATAAATGCCTAAAGAACAAATTAGTTCAAACGACTATTCTGTTAAAAAAGTACACAGATTACAAACTTTAATACATATCCGGAAGCTTCCCGTTCTTCCGAAATACCGGAATTTATCAAAAATTCGCAACAGCAAGCGTCAGCACGCTGATACGTACACCTTCTACGTCCCGAAACACATCGGCACACGTAGTAATGGTAGCTCCGGTAGTCAGTACGTCGTCCACCAACAAGATATGCTTTCCGACAAAACGTTCGGGATAGCGAAGATGAAAGATGCCGTTCACATTCTTCCACCGTTCATAGGCAGATTTCCTTACCTGCGCTTCCGTATGTTTCTTGCGCACTACGGAAGCAGCATCCAAAGGAATACCCGTAACCGCCGCAACCCCTTTGGCCACACATTCGCTCTGGTTATATCCGCGCATCCGCTGCTTGCGGGGATGCAAAGGAACGGGAACTATGACATCCACATCGCAAAAGAACTCCGAAACAGTCAATTCCGCTGCCATAAAACGCCCCATTGTCTCTCCCAAGTCCTTACGGCCGCCATATTTCAATTGATGCAGTATCCGGCGGAAATCACTGCCCTTATGATAAAAGAAGTAAGAGGTAGCGCGTTCCAAAGGAATTTTTCCCCAGAACATACGTTCCACCGGATTATCCGCACAAAGATGATAATCCGTACGGGGCAAATCCATATTGCATTTCAGACAAATAGCCTCCTCCCCTTCCTGCAGAGGTGTGCCGCACACAACACACTGCCGGGGAAAGAATAAATGAAGAAAAGATAAAAGCCAGGCTTTAAGCGTATTTTCCATAAATTTGGTTTTCATGCCCAAAGGTAGGGACAAATCACCTATAAAAAAGTCTCTCTCCCGATATCAAGGTTTCAAATAGACCACCGTTTTGCCGCTACCATACTTACGTATCATCCCCTCCGCAAGGTATCGGTTCAGGTCGGACACCGCCCGATGCTTCACCAAACCCGTTATCGATTCATAATCCGCCCGTGTGATGCATCCGTATTTATCCAAATGCAGCAATAGTTTTTCTTTCCTCTCCTCCTCGCCCATCACGGAACGGGATACGTATGGTGACGCTTTGCGTTCCAGCTCCATCGTATTGAAACGGTTACGGAATTTGCTCCCGAGACGCAGGTTCACATTCTGAAAATGTACCGACGGCGAACGGATTTCTTTCTTGTCGGTAACCTGACGGTCGCATTTCAGCGATACGGAGAAATAGCCCAACTCGCCCACTTCCACCGTCCAACCCTCGGACAGCCAACTGTATAGTTCGTCCGTAACAGCCTGCAAAGTTCCGTCGAGAATGGCGGGACTGAAACCGGTGGCCTTAGCCACCAACTCACGGAATTTATCGGCGGAGATTGTTCCCCGTGGCAGGATACGGGCATGCAGACGGGGCTCGTTGCGGTTCTCGCCCAAAGGGTCGGGAGTCTGATACAAATCATAGTAAGCACTCATATGTAATAAGGTATTAGATTGGCACTATCAGCCAATACGTTCATAAATAGCAAGATACCGCACCGCCAACCGTAATCCGTCAGACAGATGTCACCCTTGCGTTAAACAGATGTTGCCCTTTCGTTACACAGTTGTCTGACGAAAGGGCAACGGCTGTTTAACGCATTAGCATTCGCAGTCAAAGATAATGATAAATCCACAAGAAACGAATAAATCCTGCAATTCTTCTGCCTGATACCTAAAAATCACCTGTTGCCGTTTATCTTACTTTTACTGTACGCAAAGTAAAAAACCTGAGGCAAAACAGTAAACGAAAGCACAAAACATATCAGGATGCCGCCTACAATCATCACTGCCAACGGCTTTTGCACTTCCGAACCCATTCCTGTGGAGAGAGCGGCAGGAAGCAATCCGGCAGAACCCATTAATGAAATCATCAGCACAGCACGAAGACGGATGCGTACGGCCTCATCTATTGCAAAACCTATATTGCGGCTTTGCTGCAAAAGCGATTTCATCAGTGCCGTGAGCAAAATAGAATTGATAGACACTATTCCAAACAAGATGATAAACCCAATACCCGCCGAAATACCGAACGGAATGCCTGCCACCCAAAGCGAAATAAATCCCCCGATAAAAGCATAGGGCATAGTGCTTGCGGCAATCAGCGTATCTTTGACTGTGCCGAAGTTCATATACAATAAAAAGAGAATCAAAAGCAAAACGGCCGGAACAACTACTGCAAGACGTTTGGTGGCTCGCTGCTGGCTTTCAAATTCACCTGCCCATTGTATCTTGCTGCCTTCAGGCAAATGCACCAACCTTTCAACTTTGGCTTGCGCCTCATCTATGGTCGACCCGAGGTCCCTGTCCCGAATGGAAAAACCTATCCCCACATACCGCCTGCTTCCTTCACGATAAATAAACGCAGGTCCCGTCACAAACTTAATGTCCGCAATTTCCTTGAGGGGAACCTGCTTGCCATCCATTGTCGGAATAAGAATATCACCTATTTTCTGCTCATCGTTGCGGAACTGCTGTTCAAAACGGAGCATCACGTCAAAGGTACGCTCATTTTCGTAAAACACAGTTGCAGCTTTCCCACCGATAGCCATTTCGATAACCGCCTGGGCATCTGCCATAGACACGGCATATTGGGCCATTTTCGACTCAAGGGGTTTAATCTGCAATTCCGGCAGACCGATTGAGCGGAATACATTTACATCCTCCACCCCTCGGACACCTTTAATGACTCCGGCAACACTATCGGCAGCAGCCTCCAATGTATACAGATCATTACCGAAGATTTTAATGACCAACGCACTTTTTACTCCGGCAACATACTCTTCTACATTGTCCTGAATAGGCTGCGAAAAAGCAAAAATAATTCCCGGATAAACAGCCAAAGAATCTTGCATCTGCTCAATCAGATTCTCTTTGGACATCTTGCGCTTCCATTCGGATTCGGGTTTGAGCTCGGCGTGAAACTCAATGTTGAAAAAGCCCGTTGCATCTGTTCCATCATTGGGACGCCCTGTCTGTGTAAGAATAAAATCCACTTCCTCAAAACTTTGCAGTTTGGCTTTCATCTCTTTGGTTAGCCGCACGCTCTCTTCGAGATTGACACTGTTAGGCAAAGTGGCGCGAACATAAACCGCTCCCTCGTTCATACTCGGAATAAATTCCGTGCCCCAAAACATAAACCGAAACAGGGAGATACCGAATAAAAGTACGAATGCGACAACGGTTGCTTTCCTATGACGCTTAGTGAAGTAATAAAACGAAATGAGCCATCCCTCCAATGCCTTTGCAGCCTTGTTGTTCCTCTCTCTTATCGGTCTTGAAAACAACACCTTGCACATAACAGGGACATAAGTAAGCGACAATAGCAAAGAGCCGAGAAGAGCATACCCAAGCGTAAAAGCCAGCGGAGAAAACATCTTTCCTTCCACTTTCTGAAACGAGAAAATAGGAAACAGCGCCACCACCAGAATAATCTGGGCAAAGAAAATATGAGAAGCAACCGAACCGGCACTCTTCTTTATAAGCCCGCTTTTGGCATAACGGCCGAAATACTTTCCCCTCTCCTGCGATTTTTGCAGGAGCGCAACGAAAACCACCTCTGTTATCACCAACGTACCCTCCAGCAACAGCCCGAAAT
This window contains:
- a CDS encoding ComF family protein, which produces MENTLKAWLLSFLHLFFPRQCVVCGTPLQEGEEAICLKCNMDLPRTDYHLCADNPVERMFWGKIPLERATSYFFYHKGSDFRRILHQLKYGGRKDLGETMGRFMAAELTVSEFFCDVDVIVPVPLHPRKQRMRGYNQSECVAKGVAAVTGIPLDAASVVRKKHTEAQVRKSAYERWKNVNGIFHLRYPERFVGKHILLVDDVLTTGATITTCADVFRDVEGVRISVLTLAVANF
- a CDS encoding DsbA family protein, which gives rise to MSAYYDLYQTPDPLGENRNEPRLHARILPRGTISADKFRELVAKATGFSPAILDGTLQAVTDELYSWLSEGWTVEVGELGYFSVSLKCDRQVTDKKEIRSPSVHFQNVNLRLGSKFRNRFNTMELERKASPYVSRSVMGEEERKEKLLLHLDKYGCITRADYESITGLVKHRAVSDLNRYLAEGMIRKYGSGKTVVYLKP
- a CDS encoding adenosine kinase, whose product is MDKIIGLGNALVDVLATLDSDEILTKMDLPKGSMTLIDEDKLLKINEEFSRMKTHLATGGSAGNAIRGMAQLGAGTGFIGKINNDSYGNFFRESLLKHGTEADLLVSDTLPSGVASTFISPDGERTFGTYLGAASTLKAEELSLEMFKGYTYLFIEGYLVQEHDMILRAIELAKEAGLQVCLDMASYNIVAGDHEFFSLLVNKYVDIVFANEEEAKAFTGKEPEEALDIIAKMCSIAIVKVGARGSLIRKGTEEVRVEAVPVAKVVDTTGAGDFFAAGFLYGLTCGYSLEKCGKIGAILSGEVIQVIGTELPDSKWEKIKEDIIMIN
- a CDS encoding S41 family peptidase; this translates as MKYLKIRWIAVLLVAVGTSFFFGFKSGDNRSFQVAKNLDIFNSIVKELDMFYVDTIDPNKTIRTGIESMLYSLDPYTQYFPEDDQSELEQMLKNTYGGIGSIITWNTKLKRSMIAEPYEHMPAATVGLKAGDILMEIDGKDLAGKNNQEVSEMLRGQVGTSFKLKVQRPGTEQPLEFDIVRRSIQLPFIPYYAMLDNNIGYINLSTFSGNPSKEFKQAFLDLKKQGITSLVIDLRNNGGGLLDEAVEIANFFLPRGKTLVTTKGKTKQASNTYKTLREPLDLEIPLAVLVNSATASASEILAGALQDYDRAVVVGNRTFGKGLVQTTRPLPYGGTMKLTTSKYYIPSGRCVQAIDYKHRNEDGSVGRIPDSLTTVFHTAAGREVRDGGGVTPDITVKQDKLPNILFYLVNDNLIFNYATEYCLKHPTIPAPKDFKITDADYADFKAMVQKADFKYDQQTEKILKNLKEMAEFEGYLTDASDEFKALEKKLSHNLERDLDHFSKDIKEMIAVEIIKRYYYQRGSIIQQLKDDKDLKEAVGILTAPEKYKEMLSVPPVKPDEGKKEK
- a CDS encoding efflux RND transporter permease subunit yields the protein MHKFIENIIGFSLKNHVFILFMTGVLFVAGIACYQNTPIEAYPDVTNTRAKIIAQWPGRSAEEVEKFVTLPIMQQLNTIPRKTDVRSTSLFGLAVVNVLFEDGVDDFYAQQYASNRIQELSLPDGVELSIEPPSGATGEIFRYILKSDLPIREVSAVNDWVVQRELLAVPGIATIATFGGEEKMYEIRVNPVELANYDISPLDVYEAVGRSNINVGGDVIQKGAQAYVVRGLGLLESVEDIENLLITTKGSSPIRVKEVATVSVSAKPRQGQVGLNYDDDVVQGIVIMLRGENPSEVITRLKDKITELNDRILPEDIKIVPFMDRTRLVDATVHTVIGNMLEGVLLVSFIVFLFLFNWRTTVIVASVIPLSFLFAITMLRIQGLPANLISMGALDFGLLLEGTLVITEVVFVALLQKSQERGKYFGRYAKSGLIKKSAGSVASHIFFAQIILVVALFPIFSFQKVEGKMFSPLAFTLGYALLGSLLLSLTYVPVMCKVLFSRPIRERNNKAAKALEGWLISFYYFTKRHRKATVVAFVLLFGISLFRFMFWGTEFIPSMNEGAVYVRATLPNSVNLEESVRLTKEMKAKLQSFEEVDFILTQTGRPNDGTDATGFFNIEFHAELKPESEWKRKMSKENLIEQMQDSLAVYPGIIFAFSQPIQDNVEEYVAGVKSALVIKIFGNDLYTLEAAADSVAGVIKGVRGVEDVNVFRSIGLPELQIKPLESKMAQYAVSMADAQAVIEMAIGGKAATVFYENERTFDVMLRFEQQFRNDEQKIGDILIPTMDGKQVPLKEIADIKFVTGPAFIYREGSRRYVGIGFSIRDRDLGSTIDEAQAKVERLVHLPEGSKIQWAGEFESQQRATKRLAVVVPAVLLLILFLLYMNFGTVKDTLIAASTMPYAFIGGFISLWVAGIPFGISAGIGFIILFGIVSINSILLTALMKSLLQQSRNIGFAIDEAVRIRLRAVLMISLMGSAGLLPAALSTGMGSEVQKPLAVMIVGGILICFVLSFTVLPQVFYFAYSKSKINGNR